The proteins below are encoded in one region of Triticum aestivum cultivar Chinese Spring chromosome 1B, IWGSC CS RefSeq v2.1, whole genome shotgun sequence:
- the LOC123083019 gene encoding acetylserotonin O-methyltransferase 1 — MLFWPKKVVEERGNTSLNNLEVASYRRAYWWCGEGRSKKQVAASIPHSIDHTHTPCRPRSTSNETKTELLQAQLELYHHGLAFVKSLALKAATDLRIPDAIHRRGGAATLSELASDTGIHPTKRSNLRRVMRVLTTTGVFSIVQGKGSNDHAGDGAAYYKLTRVSRLLVERSPHNLSPMVGTIVNTLCWTSLLKMPEWFTQGQEGESAQSHSLVQLANGCTFWDTTKVDGGLFNDGMAADSRIAMKVLLKEHGGAFGEVKSSLVDIGGNHGATASAVARAFPHLKCSVLDLPHVVAAAPASDILTFVAGNMFEYVPPADAVLLKWILHDWKHEDCVKIMRRCKEAIPAKEAGGKVIIIDMVVGYPVTQPKHSKEAQVLLDIYMMGSDGMEREENEWSLIFSEAGFSDYKITPTNGIRSIIEVYP; from the exons ATGCTCTTCTGGCCAAAGAAAGTAGTGGAAGAAAGGGGCAACACCTCCTTGAATAACCTTGAGGTTGCTAGCTACCGTCGAGCTTACTGGTGGTGCGGTGAAG GAAGAAGCAAGAAGCAGGTAGCAGCTAGCATACCACACTCGATCGATCATACACATACACCATGCCGGCCGCGCAGCACATCGAACGAGACCAAGACCGAGTTACTTCAAGCTCAGCTGGAGCTCTACCACCACGGCCTCGCCTTCGTCAAGTCACTGGCGCTCAAGGCCGCCACGGACCTGCGCATCCCCGACGCCATCCACCGCCGCGGCGGCGCCGCCACCTTGTCCGAGCTGGCCTCCGACACCGGGATCCACCCCACGAAGCGCTCCAACCTCCGGCGGGTCATGCGGGTGCTCACCACCACCGGGGTATTCTCCATTGTCCAAGGCAAAGGCAGCAACGACCACGCCGGTGATGGCGCTGCGTATTACAAGCTCACGCGGGTCTCCCGGCTCCTTGTCGAGAGATCACCGCACAACCTGTCCCCGATGGTGGGCACCATCGTCAACACGTTATGCTGGACCTCTCTCCTCAAAATGCCCGAGTGGTTTACCCAAGGCCAAGAGGGAGAGTCGGCACAGTCGCACTCGCTCGTCCAGCTGGCCAACGGCTGCACGTTCTGGGACACCACCAAGGTCGATGGCGGCTTGTTCAACGACGGCATGGCCGCGGACAGCCGCATCGCCATGAAGGTCCTGTTGAAGGAGCACGGCGGAGCGTTCGGGGAAGTGAAAAGCTCGCTGGTGGACATCGGCGGCAACCATGGCGCCACCGCGTCGGCCGTGGCGAGAGCGTTCCCGCACCTCAAGTGCAGCGTTCTGGACCTCCCACACGTCGTCGCCGCGGCTCCCGCCAGCGACATTTTGACCTTCGTCGCCGGAAATATGTTCGAGTATGTCCCACCTGCGGATGCTGTTCTACTCAAg TGGATTTTGCATGACTGGAAACACGAAGATTGCGTCAAGATAATGCGCCGGTGCAAGGAAGCGATCCCAGCGAAAGAAGCCGGAGGAAAGGTGATAATCATCGACATGGTGGTGGGATATCCGGTGACTCAGCCCAAGCATTCCAAAGAGGCGCAGGTTTTGTTAGATATCTACATGATGGGCTCCGATGGAATGGAGCGAGAGGAAAACGAGTGGAGCTTGATTTTCTCCGAAGCCGGGTTCAGCGACTACAAGATCACTCCAACCAATGGGATTCGATCAATTATCGAAGTATACCCTTAA